One segment of Trachemys scripta elegans isolate TJP31775 chromosome 1, CAS_Tse_1.0, whole genome shotgun sequence DNA contains the following:
- the MLNR gene encoding motilin receptor, with protein sequence MGGGCENSSALRVEGEAWAGSPCDERLCSSLPLPALIPVTAVCLGLFVVGVAGNVLTVLILRRCRELKTTTNLYLGSMAVSDLLILLGLPFDLYRLWRSRPWIFGQLLCRLSYYLSEACTYCTILHITALTVERYLAICFPLKAKVVITKRRVKAVIGALWAFALLSAGPFFFLVGVEQRDNQTDFSRECRLTPLATESGLLGIMLWVTTSYFILPVLCLNVLYGLIGRALWRSKVRPQGPNAALREKGHRQTIRILAVVVLAFIICWLPFHVGRIIFINTQDTSMMLFSQYFNIFALQLFYLSASINPILYNLISKKYRAAVYKLLLPRRSGERAFSATRDTGGYTETSTSIKKEYITPF encoded by the exons ATGGGGGGCGGCTGCGAGAACAGCAGCGCGCTGAGGGTGGAGGGCGAGGCGTGGGCGGGGTCCCCGTGCGACGAgcgcctctgcagctccctgccgctgCCCGCGCTCATCCCGGTCACCGCCGTGTGCCTCGGCCTCTTCGTGGTGGGGGTGGCGGGGAACGTGCTGACCGTGCTGATCCTGCGGCGCTGCCGGGAGCTGAAGACCACCACCAACCTGTACCTGGGCAGCATGGCCGTGTCCGACCTGCTCATCCTGCTGGGGCTGCCCTTCGACCTCTATCGCCTCTGGCGCTCCCGGCCCTGGATCTTCGGCCAGCTGCTCTGCCGCCTCTCCTACTACCTGAGCGAGGCCTGCACCTACTGCACCATCCTGCACATCACGGCGCTCACCGTGGAGCGCTACCTGGCCATCTGCTTCCCGCTCAAGGCCAAGGTGGTGATCACCAAGCGCCGGGTCAAAGCGGTGATCGGGGCCCTGTGGGCCTTCGCCCTGCTCTCGGCCGGGCCCTTCTTCTTCCTGGTGGGCGTGGAGCAGCGGGACAACCAGACCGACTTCAGCCGCGAGTGCCGGCTCACGCCGCTGGCCACTGAGTCCGGCCTGCTGGGCATCATGTTGTGGGTCACCACCAGTTACTTCATCCTGCCCGTCCTCTGCCTCAACGTGCTCTACGGCCTCATCGGCAGGGCGCTGTGGAGGAGCAAGGTCCGGCCCCAGGGCCCCAACGCAgccctcagggagaaggggcacagACAGACCATCAGGATCCTGG CTGTGGTGGTTCTGGCGTTTATAATTTGCTGGTTGCCATTCCATGTGGGCAGGATCATATTTATAAACACTCAGGATACCAGCATGATGCTTTTCTCCCAGTACTTTAATATATTCGCTTTGCAGCTTTTCTATCTGAGCGCATCCATCAACCCAATCCTCTACAACCTCATTTCAAAGAAATACAGGGCAGCTGTCTACAAACTCCTGCTCCCACGCAGATCTGGAGAAAGGGCTTTCAGTGCTACCCGAGATACTGGTGGCTACACTGAGACCAGCACTAGCATAAAAAAAGAGTACATAACCCCCTTCTGA